From a region of the Marinomonas mediterranea MMB-1 genome:
- a CDS encoding STAS domain-containing protein, translating into MSITVNVDNDNNTVEITVVGSFDFSLFNEFRTTYADYVGQYENFVIDMQMVEYLDSAALGMLLSMRNALGSEVNIDIANPNDFIRNILMISRFDKRFNIR; encoded by the coding sequence ATGAGCATTACCGTAAATGTTGATAATGATAACAACACCGTAGAGATTACGGTTGTAGGAAGCTTTGACTTTTCTTTGTTCAATGAGTTTCGTACAACCTATGCAGACTATGTCGGCCAATACGAGAATTTCGTCATTGATATGCAAATGGTTGAATATCTCGATAGTGCTGCGCTCGGCATGCTATTGAGTATGAGAAATGCCTTGGGAAGTGAGGTCAATATTGACATCGCTAACCCCAATGACTTTATTAGAAACATCTTGATGATATCCCGATTCGATAAACGATTTAATATTAGGTAA
- a CDS encoding response regulator, with translation MKLLAIDSEEIYHEIIELSLSRKEIEIKAAFSYSEALELFESWQPDIVTLEVVVKGGSGLELVKRLKKMAGERFVPCVFLTSQSSDAVMNQCFHCGGDDFIPKPFHEILFRTRLRHHIQQVTLINELTEKNAQLTYYHRITEREHDMARQVLNHIQVHSDENTDNVRVNRRAVDSFNGDLVMVKECKAGRLLIFLGDFTGHGLQASVGALPVAQSFLDSAKLDASLPDLARRLNRVLYDVTPDYMFCAAQILSLESDGSAQLWSGGMPPLSIFADEDYVTELHSSHMPLGVLPDNEFDAEPQDFHLEQGQLILMATDGASEQLGESGSRLGTEGMQSLTSALLTESNQSDLEKLSELDRKLTASIEAFRGEQPQEDDMTFVMVRR, from the coding sequence ATGAAATTATTAGCGATAGACAGTGAAGAGATATATCACGAAATTATCGAATTAAGTTTAAGTCGCAAAGAAATTGAGATAAAAGCGGCATTTAGTTACAGCGAAGCGCTGGAGCTATTTGAGAGCTGGCAGCCTGATATTGTCACATTAGAGGTGGTGGTCAAAGGCGGCAGCGGACTAGAGCTTGTGAAACGTTTAAAGAAAATGGCGGGCGAACGCTTTGTGCCATGCGTTTTCCTCACATCGCAAAGCAGCGATGCCGTGATGAACCAGTGCTTTCATTGTGGTGGCGACGACTTCATACCCAAGCCATTTCATGAGATTTTATTTCGAACTCGCCTCCGTCATCACATTCAACAAGTTACGTTGATTAATGAGTTAACCGAAAAAAATGCCCAGTTAACCTATTATCATCGGATCACAGAACGTGAACACGATATGGCTCGCCAAGTGTTGAACCATATTCAAGTGCACAGTGATGAAAACACTGACAATGTTCGCGTTAATCGACGCGCTGTAGACAGTTTTAATGGTGATTTAGTCATGGTCAAAGAGTGTAAGGCGGGTAGGCTGCTTATATTCTTAGGAGACTTCACTGGGCATGGTTTACAAGCGTCAGTCGGTGCTCTGCCCGTTGCGCAGTCCTTTTTGGATTCAGCCAAGCTGGATGCCTCTCTTCCTGATTTGGCTCGTCGGCTGAATCGTGTGTTATACGATGTTACGCCGGACTATATGTTCTGTGCGGCGCAAATTTTATCATTAGAGTCCGATGGAAGCGCGCAACTTTGGAGTGGTGGCATGCCTCCATTATCAATATTTGCCGATGAAGACTATGTGACGGAATTGCATTCTTCTCATATGCCTTTAGGTGTACTGCCTGACAATGAATTTGATGCTGAGCCTCAAGATTTTCATCTCGAACAAGGGCAGTTAATATTGATGGCGACGGATGGAGCAAGTGAGCAGCTTGGAGAGTCTGGGAGTCGGCTCGGAACCGAAGGAATGCAATCGTTAACCAGTGCCTTGCTGACTGAGTCGAATCAATCAGATCTAGAGAAGTTGTCGGAACTTGATAGAAAATTAACCGCAAGCATTGAAGCATTTCGAGGTGAACAACCTCAAGAGGACGACATGACCTTTGTTATGGTGCGTCGCTAA
- a CDS encoding RecQ family ATP-dependent DNA helicase — MDTLSTILAKLNISELRSVQRSAIECLDSGKDCVLNLPTGSGKSLIYQVASLLGDGVGVVISPLIALMQQQVTDLKANGINARFLNSSLNKGERYDLEMEIRSGHLDIIYLSPEKILQPSVLALLDSVKVSCIAVDEAHCIFQWGRAFRPEYGQLGELKQHFPTTPIAALTATSDKAGLEKIVSGLNLVSPKHYGESVDRPNITLQISQKRKAKEQLLSFILKEAFGQKGIIYCRSRKRTEEISHWLNTNHIESTFFHAALSEQEKTQRHEAFAAGKINVLVATTAYGMGIDIADVYFVAHADLPPSIDAYFQEIGRAGRSGKTAKALLLYGLQDVMRGIQQLDHQNEDKTPFLTFVALLEQRGCRRKSMLAHYGEMHDDCGNCDRCLRKSSEHNVTIAAQKLLSYIYYSKGTAPITAVIQALIGKRTKAVQNNRLQNYNVFGEGKELSEVQWKTLARKLIAMRFVETYDSGPMLFSLTEKARQILRSEIQLIMSDDYYYSADYDVNMDNEAVKNTLRWSHQFNQAGAISQNLLLRIAELKPQTPAALSRLTGLSMSELKAINADALCNLREEMN; from the coding sequence ATGGATACACTGTCGACAATTCTAGCCAAACTTAACATTTCTGAACTACGCTCTGTTCAGAGATCCGCGATCGAATGCTTGGACTCTGGTAAAGATTGCGTCCTAAATCTTCCGACTGGTTCGGGTAAGTCCCTCATTTATCAGGTCGCCAGTTTATTGGGAGACGGGGTTGGGGTTGTTATCTCTCCACTTATTGCATTGATGCAGCAACAAGTAACTGACTTAAAAGCAAATGGAATTAATGCGCGTTTTTTAAATTCGAGTCTAAATAAAGGCGAACGCTACGATTTAGAGATGGAAATCCGATCCGGGCACCTTGATATCATTTATTTATCCCCAGAAAAAATTCTTCAGCCAAGTGTGTTAGCGCTTCTCGACTCCGTTAAGGTTTCATGCATTGCCGTCGACGAAGCGCATTGCATATTTCAATGGGGGAGAGCGTTTCGACCTGAGTACGGGCAACTCGGAGAACTTAAACAACATTTCCCTACCACCCCTATCGCGGCATTAACGGCGACGTCAGATAAAGCAGGTCTCGAAAAAATTGTATCTGGGCTAAATTTAGTCTCCCCTAAACATTACGGGGAGTCTGTTGATCGTCCCAATATAACGCTGCAGATATCTCAAAAAAGAAAGGCAAAAGAGCAACTTCTTTCCTTCATCTTAAAAGAAGCCTTTGGTCAAAAAGGCATTATCTACTGTCGATCTCGTAAAAGAACGGAAGAAATCTCTCATTGGCTTAACACTAATCACATAGAATCGACCTTTTTTCACGCAGCGCTTTCAGAGCAAGAAAAAACACAAAGACATGAAGCGTTTGCAGCAGGGAAAATAAATGTCCTTGTTGCCACGACTGCCTACGGCATGGGAATTGACATAGCCGATGTTTACTTTGTGGCCCACGCCGATTTACCGCCTAGTATTGATGCGTACTTTCAGGAAATTGGGCGAGCAGGGCGCTCAGGAAAAACCGCTAAGGCGCTATTACTATATGGGCTGCAAGATGTTATGCGAGGGATTCAGCAACTAGATCATCAAAATGAAGACAAAACACCGTTTCTGACTTTTGTGGCACTTCTAGAGCAAAGAGGGTGCAGAAGAAAGTCAATGCTGGCACATTACGGCGAAATGCATGACGACTGTGGCAACTGTGATCGCTGTCTGCGTAAGTCTTCAGAGCATAATGTCACTATTGCGGCGCAGAAATTGCTTTCCTATATATATTATTCTAAGGGAACGGCACCGATCACTGCGGTGATACAAGCGCTCATTGGAAAAAGAACGAAAGCAGTACAAAATAATAGGTTGCAGAATTACAACGTATTTGGTGAAGGAAAAGAACTGTCGGAAGTTCAATGGAAGACATTGGCCAGAAAGTTGATCGCGATGAGATTTGTAGAGACCTATGATTCTGGGCCGATGTTATTCAGTCTAACTGAAAAAGCGCGACAAATTTTGCGCAGTGAAATACAACTGATTATGTCAGACGATTATTACTATTCAGCGGATTATGATGTAAACATGGACAATGAAGCTGTCAAAAATACCTTGCGATGGTCGCATCAATTTAATCAAGCGGGTGCAATTAGTCAAAATTTACTGTTAAGGATTGCTGAGTTGAAACCACAGACACCGGCTGCACTAAGTCGATTGACTGGACTATCGATGTCAGAACTAAAGGCTATAAATGCCGATGCCTTGTGTAACCTGCGTGAGGAGATGAATTAG
- a CDS encoding BolA family protein — protein MIVEQEIRQLIERTFDSEVLDLTNESYMHNVPEGSESHFKLTLVSNEFSGKRLVQRHQMIYGALTEQMQKIHALALHLYTTDEWAKRSNSAPLSPNCHGGGR, from the coding sequence ATGATCGTTGAGCAGGAGATTCGTCAGCTAATAGAGCGCACTTTCGATTCAGAGGTGCTTGATCTTACTAACGAAAGTTATATGCATAATGTACCGGAAGGCAGTGAATCGCACTTCAAGTTAACATTAGTGAGTAATGAGTTTTCTGGAAAGCGTTTGGTTCAAAGACATCAAATGATATATGGTGCTTTAACTGAACAAATGCAGAAAATTCATGCCCTTGCTCTTCACCTTTACACCACTGATGAGTGGGCCAAGAGAAGTAACTCAGCCCCGTTATCACCTAATTGTCATGGAGGTGGCCGATAG
- a CDS encoding Wadjet anti-phage system protein JetA family protein — protein MLFTHLPGEIFQALSGSNKGLIEAVLFDLSDVFYDHAEDPIKEKSAIIESIEDTLHKLDTLAWHDEHKEGFESPKTIHDYALRIYHRLVNTGWLIEEQELYRVSVLMSPQVSMLLRSLVEISRHGKRNYGATVLSILSNLESVVKHPVERGVTLSQTAEASREFSAHLNQILLGIRSLQRELFTRRNPKEIVSGFFELFVEGILIADYKTIKTSNNPFRFRRQILEIANGFLADTTLTSKVAQCYMDQQLISMEAALSLVEKDCRDIIQTFSSIEQRLERIDEYRYRLEKRAADTARYMDSSRPGMANKISGIITDVAKFETLPVLKSVVGSKIVGVESAAQPIKRKDPPPPRVITTREVSESALEFRDRQRRFHEARQVTVAKLEGYLDRQLIENDSKHILDFTIESVEDFVCFDHIRYVGALGVSAKKVEKSYEVIFTDQYVDVHEFVECREFNVVRRSRA, from the coding sequence ATGCTTTTTACTCATTTACCGGGCGAAATCTTTCAAGCGCTTTCTGGGTCCAATAAAGGGCTTATCGAGGCCGTCTTATTTGATTTGTCCGATGTATTTTATGATCACGCAGAAGATCCAATTAAAGAAAAATCTGCCATCATCGAATCAATTGAGGACACACTACATAAGCTCGATACGTTAGCGTGGCATGATGAGCATAAGGAAGGGTTTGAGTCGCCAAAAACAATCCATGACTATGCGCTAAGAATCTATCACCGTTTGGTGAATACGGGATGGCTAATCGAGGAGCAAGAACTCTATCGAGTCAGTGTATTAATGTCTCCTCAGGTCTCAATGTTACTTAGATCTCTTGTCGAAATAAGTCGCCATGGTAAACGAAACTATGGCGCTACCGTGTTGAGTATATTGAGCAACCTTGAATCGGTAGTTAAACATCCGGTTGAACGTGGCGTAACCTTAAGTCAAACCGCAGAAGCTTCTAGAGAGTTTTCGGCCCATCTTAACCAAATTTTGCTTGGTATTCGTTCGCTACAACGAGAACTATTTACGCGCCGAAACCCAAAAGAGATCGTTTCTGGTTTCTTTGAGTTATTTGTCGAAGGCATTTTGATTGCGGACTATAAAACGATTAAGACAAGTAACAACCCGTTTCGCTTTCGTCGTCAGATTTTAGAAATTGCTAACGGTTTCCTTGCAGACACAACGCTGACTTCTAAGGTTGCACAGTGCTACATGGATCAGCAGCTTATTTCGATGGAAGCGGCGTTAAGTCTAGTCGAAAAAGACTGTCGAGATATCATCCAAACTTTTTCTAGTATTGAGCAACGATTAGAACGAATAGATGAATATCGCTATCGACTAGAGAAAAGAGCAGCCGATACCGCTCGTTATATGGACAGTTCACGCCCGGGTATGGCCAATAAAATATCGGGCATTATTACCGACGTTGCTAAGTTCGAAACACTACCAGTATTAAAGAGCGTGGTAGGAAGTAAAATAGTGGGCGTTGAATCCGCCGCTCAACCAATAAAACGTAAAGACCCACCACCGCCTAGAGTAATAACGACACGAGAAGTATCCGAATCTGCATTAGAGTTCCGTGACCGTCAGCGTCGCTTCCATGAAGCTCGACAAGTTACTGTTGCGAAGTTAGAAGGGTACCTCGATCGACAGCTAATCGAAAATGATTCAAAACACATATTGGACTTCACCATCGAATCGGTTGAAGACTTTGTTTGTTTCGATCACATTCGCTATGTTGGTGCATTAGGTGTATCCGCTAAAAAAGTCGAAAAATCATACGAAGTTATATTCACCGATCAATATGTTGATGTACACGAGTTTGTTGAATGTCGTGAATTCAACGTGGTACGTAGGAGCAGAGCTTAA
- a CDS encoding YecA/YgfB family protein: MAHQPLDDLELDELETFLESPSVHEECQTFVMAHGFLTALAICPFSLPTEKWLPIVFEEEPNFKGAKEKERIEKLVIRLFGDIQKELESEEDFLVPCELEVSQDEEEFSELQDWACGFMEGVFLTERHWFESEKEEDVAELLIPFMVASGLFDDEEVTKIRSNPQLTQSCIDKIPDVVTDLFLALRTEVEKKRTPFPANKKGNKKSGPGKHGGKHNQGNKNTRS, translated from the coding sequence ATGGCACATCAACCTCTTGACGATCTTGAACTGGATGAATTAGAAACGTTTTTAGAATCCCCCTCCGTTCATGAGGAATGTCAGACATTTGTAATGGCCCACGGATTTCTTACCGCTTTGGCTATATGCCCTTTTTCTTTGCCAACAGAAAAGTGGCTACCAATCGTTTTTGAAGAAGAGCCTAATTTTAAAGGCGCTAAAGAAAAAGAGCGTATTGAAAAGTTAGTCATTAGGCTTTTTGGCGACATACAAAAAGAACTCGAATCAGAAGAAGATTTCCTTGTCCCTTGTGAACTTGAAGTAAGTCAAGATGAAGAAGAGTTTAGCGAGCTTCAAGATTGGGCTTGCGGTTTTATGGAAGGCGTTTTTCTAACAGAGAGACACTGGTTTGAGTCGGAAAAAGAGGAAGATGTTGCAGAGTTGCTTATTCCTTTCATGGTTGCTTCCGGGTTATTCGATGACGAAGAAGTTACAAAAATTCGCAGTAACCCTCAGCTAACTCAGTCATGTATTGATAAGATTCCAGATGTCGTAACAGATCTATTTCTAGCACTTAGAACGGAAGTAGAAAAAAAACGCACTCCTTTTCCTGCGAACAAAAAAGGAAATAAAAAATCGGGGCCAGGTAAGCATGGCGGGAAACACAATCAAGGGAACAAAAACACACGCTCTTAA
- a CDS encoding DUF4194 domain-containing protein yields MLRELKKVVEESAKDPQEFQQTANYLVANQFVSAYKHGQRKHFLLVEMYQDYFSKLFDALGMKLYINENERLAGILPVQREAFVRLKTDETLLLLVLRQIYEEKIENFEVDNGFVTTNTHTILERFVQLVKREIPTETRFKEILTLFSRHGVIIRGKTYDEDSKNMMINITPVVRLIVTEAYLRQLESFNGSDPDDDDLDAGSSSEVNVSDDATSTEQNTTPDSGVISEQDATENNVEHQVIEEDENQ; encoded by the coding sequence ATGCTTAGAGAGTTAAAAAAAGTCGTTGAAGAGTCTGCCAAAGACCCACAAGAATTTCAGCAAACCGCAAACTATTTAGTCGCTAATCAATTTGTCAGTGCGTACAAGCACGGACAGCGCAAGCACTTCTTGTTAGTCGAAATGTACCAAGACTACTTTTCAAAGTTATTCGACGCGCTTGGGATGAAGCTCTACATCAACGAAAATGAGCGACTAGCCGGCATCTTACCAGTTCAACGGGAAGCCTTTGTTCGTTTAAAAACAGACGAGACATTGTTGTTGCTCGTGTTGCGACAGATTTACGAAGAGAAAATCGAGAATTTCGAGGTAGATAACGGCTTTGTTACAACAAACACTCACACTATTCTTGAGCGTTTTGTTCAACTTGTAAAACGTGAAATCCCAACAGAAACGCGTTTTAAAGAGATTTTGACGCTCTTTAGTCGTCATGGCGTCATTATTCGTGGCAAAACCTACGATGAAGACAGCAAAAATATGATGATAAACATCACGCCGGTTGTCCGACTTATTGTCACCGAAGCGTATTTGCGTCAGCTTGAATCCTTTAATGGTAGCGATCCTGACGATGATGACCTTGACGCAGGTTCGTCCAGTGAAGTTAACGTGTCAGATGACGCGACATCGACTGAGCAAAACACAACACCGGATAGCGGCGTGATATCCGAGCAAGACGCCACAGAGAACAACGTGGAACATCAAGTAATAGAAGAAGACGAGAACCAATAG
- a CDS encoding SprT family zinc-dependent metalloprotease: MSVSNMDIIIDYERVELKVRECMNIASQYFSTTLRTPSFNFKQKGRAAGTAYLQKNEIRLNSYMYAQSPDEFIESVIPHEVAHIVVYQIYGSEVSPHGREWKAIMERLFGVPAARTHNFKLPPRKEGYEYRCACSVHEFTAHRHSRARKGTEYMCRKCRTTLKYTGTIKKRQAEEV; this comes from the coding sequence GTGTCTGTTTCAAATATGGATATCATAATCGATTATGAGCGCGTTGAGCTAAAAGTGCGTGAGTGTATGAATATTGCGTCACAATATTTTAGTACGACACTCAGGACCCCTAGCTTTAACTTTAAACAAAAAGGGAGAGCGGCTGGTACGGCTTATCTACAGAAAAATGAGATTCGCCTTAACTCATATATGTACGCCCAATCCCCGGATGAGTTTATTGAGAGTGTTATTCCGCACGAAGTCGCACACATTGTTGTCTATCAAATATACGGCTCTGAGGTTTCTCCTCATGGCAGAGAATGGAAGGCTATAATGGAACGTCTGTTTGGCGTTCCGGCAGCACGAACTCATAACTTTAAATTACCTCCCCGAAAAGAGGGCTATGAATACCGTTGCGCTTGTTCAGTACACGAATTTACAGCGCACCGACATAGTAGGGCGCGTAAAGGTACGGAGTACATGTGTAGAAAATGTCGAACGACCTTAAAATATACGGGGACAATCAAAAAACGTCAGGCGGAAGAGGTGTAA
- a CDS encoding SbcC/MukB-like Walker B domain-containing protein has product MKKLNRIVLVNWYLLGAEEIDIRGNTAIIGPTGSGKSSLLDAIQTVLTGASKRHLNYNASANDGKASGRSIRSYILGMIDSGQGNPKVVGTEPRQDAICYLGLVFEDSNTGKESTIGLCLSASLASPEEDILGRFILPNYGIRRDDFVEMLGAKSYKAKPWLEVREAMKKACLDPYIKSGSASATQYINRYLEELSPSPDHIITLDSFLKNFKNALKFVPIASPTRFVQDFVLTEAPLQVGAYQKSLAEYKQLESKTQEVAKRIDDLKAIQVECDKKHQQEQTAVNYQWVATEARFDELGSKQDDIQDQYEIHRDREEEIQDELGTRSTLLKQLQGQLVRLEQQYEHSDVGLKLQQLEQSKKLIELQGQQDIKVLLQARQAIMLLGGMAPFNDVLSDTMKAILEQAGNQLDVIDDQGKVQGDLKGLVKFFEGLNQTLDDEKSHVFQQRSQLNRTILNLKDDCKQLEADVSSLKGGSSPLSQNTKRLIGLLKQAHIDATPLSHLAEVTDHKWQDAIEGYLGSQREALIVDPDDAEEAIRIFRAHRRQLMGCRVIDTTQTRLWLNRGDRGSVLQFIRCNNDHAQAYLNRRLGGIKPVETERQLLREDSAMTYDGMLKLSGTISTIRFVPHMMVGINTDGMRQSREKQLGELTQELMDYLKSDQRLEQADSILGRVMASSQFDVEGLSEANKANTHSQHELNDINEQIESLQAHDDTELQEKIESLKERIAATELEQKKLDRERQQISEQYGALTTQKNQLSAALSSLDEDRTKLTANSMFNAEYASERYELLESSMVNGAAIYKEAISRADKASEKARSFDQKVRKEVADHYARYHQANLDDDVQLDYLESKFEEFEHYVNYQIDVLSETELAKYAKRAELARREAEETFRSDYVSKLKDSLDQVAQIIRELNHSLKRRPFNQEVYQFKYYPNGDMKDILDLVERFSAQDQANVGGLFDPEFTGDPDHARALNAIQELISDEEKQKDLADYRKFYNFEVDILDMNGNMKTTLSQRIQTGSGGEHQIPFYLAIAAALSTTYRLHETMEGDIVGGFSLAMFDEAFNKIDMAKTATCMGFMRDIGLQVIAAAPDDKRAVMAANMDTIISVWREGGAVSLDVAYPKMKGQALLNSTEDLQQVKEQEEVTDSL; this is encoded by the coding sequence ATGAAAAAGTTAAATCGAATTGTTTTAGTCAATTGGTATTTGCTCGGAGCAGAAGAGATCGATATTCGCGGAAATACTGCGATTATCGGACCAACTGGCTCGGGGAAATCGTCGTTACTTGATGCGATCCAGACGGTGCTTACTGGAGCAAGCAAGCGACATCTAAATTACAACGCCAGTGCTAACGATGGTAAAGCATCCGGTCGTAGCATACGCTCCTATATTCTGGGGATGATCGACTCAGGTCAGGGCAATCCAAAAGTTGTCGGTACGGAACCACGACAGGATGCCATATGTTACCTTGGTCTTGTTTTTGAAGATTCGAACACAGGTAAAGAAAGCACGATTGGCTTGTGTTTGAGCGCCTCGCTTGCCTCACCAGAAGAAGACATACTCGGACGTTTCATCCTCCCAAACTATGGGATACGTCGTGACGACTTCGTGGAAATGCTAGGGGCGAAAAGCTACAAAGCGAAGCCTTGGCTAGAAGTCCGTGAAGCCATGAAAAAGGCCTGTCTCGATCCTTACATTAAGTCAGGAAGCGCTTCCGCTACTCAATATATTAACCGTTACCTAGAAGAGCTGAGCCCAAGTCCAGATCACATTATTACCCTGGACAGCTTTCTTAAGAACTTTAAGAATGCATTAAAATTTGTCCCTATTGCATCACCTACTCGGTTTGTTCAAGACTTCGTATTAACCGAAGCACCATTGCAAGTTGGGGCTTATCAAAAGTCGCTTGCGGAATATAAACAGCTAGAGTCAAAAACTCAGGAAGTAGCGAAACGCATTGATGACTTAAAGGCTATTCAAGTTGAGTGTGATAAAAAGCACCAACAAGAACAAACAGCCGTAAACTATCAATGGGTTGCCACAGAAGCTCGATTCGATGAATTAGGTTCTAAGCAGGATGATATTCAAGATCAGTATGAAATTCATCGTGATCGTGAAGAGGAAATTCAGGACGAGCTTGGAACACGTTCAACGTTGTTAAAGCAGCTACAAGGCCAACTAGTTCGCCTAGAACAGCAGTACGAGCATTCTGATGTCGGACTTAAGTTACAACAGCTAGAACAGAGTAAAAAGCTGATCGAGTTGCAAGGGCAACAAGACATCAAAGTGCTGTTACAAGCTCGACAAGCTATTATGCTGCTCGGTGGTATGGCTCCTTTTAACGATGTCTTAAGCGACACAATGAAAGCCATTCTGGAACAAGCTGGCAACCAGTTAGATGTCATTGACGATCAAGGAAAAGTTCAAGGTGATTTAAAAGGGCTGGTCAAATTTTTTGAAGGGCTAAACCAAACGCTTGACGATGAAAAAAGTCATGTGTTTCAGCAACGCTCTCAGTTAAACCGAACCATCCTAAACCTGAAAGATGATTGCAAGCAATTAGAAGCTGATGTGTCGTCGCTTAAGGGCGGTTCGAGTCCGCTGTCACAAAACACGAAACGCTTGATCGGCTTACTAAAACAGGCTCATATCGATGCCACACCATTAAGCCATCTTGCAGAAGTTACTGACCACAAATGGCAAGATGCGATTGAAGGTTACTTAGGCAGTCAACGCGAAGCTTTGATTGTGGATCCTGACGACGCGGAAGAAGCGATTCGTATTTTCCGAGCTCATCGACGTCAGTTGATGGGCTGTCGAGTAATTGATACGACGCAAACACGATTATGGTTGAATCGTGGCGACAGAGGGTCGGTTCTCCAGTTTATTCGTTGTAATAATGATCATGCGCAGGCGTATTTGAATCGACGCTTAGGTGGCATTAAGCCAGTTGAAACAGAGCGACAACTGCTCCGAGAAGACAGCGCCATGACCTACGACGGCATGTTGAAACTGTCCGGCACCATTTCAACCATTCGGTTTGTACCTCACATGATGGTGGGTATTAATACTGATGGAATGCGACAGTCAAGAGAGAAACAGCTTGGTGAATTGACTCAAGAGTTGATGGATTATCTGAAATCCGATCAAAGGCTTGAACAAGCTGATTCAATTCTAGGTCGCGTTATGGCCTCATCACAATTTGATGTTGAAGGCTTATCTGAAGCGAATAAAGCCAATACGCATTCTCAGCATGAGCTAAACGATATTAACGAGCAGATCGAATCGTTGCAGGCGCATGATGATACTGAATTGCAGGAAAAAATTGAGTCACTCAAAGAACGTATTGCAGCCACCGAACTCGAACAGAAAAAGCTCGATCGTGAACGCCAACAAATTTCGGAGCAGTATGGCGCATTAACCACTCAGAAGAATCAGTTGAGCGCCGCATTAAGTTCATTGGATGAAGACAGAACGAAGTTAACGGCTAATTCTATGTTTAATGCTGAGTATGCTAGCGAACGCTACGAGCTACTTGAATCGAGTATGGTAAACGGTGCTGCGATCTATAAAGAAGCCATTTCTCGCGCTGACAAGGCATCCGAAAAAGCCCGAAGTTTTGATCAGAAAGTGCGTAAAGAGGTGGCTGACCATTATGCACGTTATCATCAAGCAAACCTCGATGATGATGTTCAATTGGATTATCTTGAGTCCAAATTTGAAGAGTTTGAGCATTACGTCAACTATCAAATCGACGTTCTAAGTGAAACTGAGCTTGCTAAATACGCTAAGCGTGCAGAGTTAGCTCGACGTGAGGCTGAAGAAACCTTCCGAAGTGATTACGTTTCTAAGCTTAAGGATTCGCTGGATCAAGTTGCTCAAATCATTCGTGAGCTTAACCATAGTCTTAAGCGACGTCCATTTAACCAAGAAGTTTACCAGTTTAAGTATTACCCTAACGGCGATATGAAGGACATTCTTGATTTAGTGGAACGATTTAGTGCGCAAGATCAAGCCAATGTAGGCGGGCTTTTTGACCCAGAGTTCACTGGCGATCCAGATCATGCAAGAGCATTGAATGCCATTCAGGAACTTATCTCTGATGAAGAGAAGCAAAAAGATTTGGCGGACTATCGGAAGTTTTATAACTTCGAAGTCGACATTCTTGATATGAATGGCAATATGAAGACGACCTTGAGTCAACGTATTCAAACAGGGTCTGGTGGTGAGCACCAAATTCCATTCTACTTGGCGATTGCGGCGGCGCTTTCTACAACGTATCGCCTACATGAAACAATGGAAGGCGATATTGTGGGTGGCTTCTCTCTCGCTATGTTCGATGAAGCATTTAACAAAATTGACATGGCTAAGACAGCTACCTGTATGGGCTTTATGCGAGACATCGGCCTACAAGTTATTGCCGCCGCACCCGACGATAAGCGAGCGGTCATGGCTGCAAACATGGACACGATTATCAGTGTTTGGCGTGAAGGAGGTGCGGTATCCTTAGATGTCGCGTATCCTAAAATGAAAGGTCAGGCATTGCTAAATAGCACAGAAGACCTACAACAGGTTAAAGAGCAGGAAGAGGTTACAGACTCACTATGA